Proteins from one Ahaetulla prasina isolate Xishuangbanna chromosome 2, ASM2864084v1, whole genome shotgun sequence genomic window:
- the SH2D3A gene encoding SH2 domain-containing protein 3A, with amino-acid sequence MELANERLRKELEEELKLGTEQLCSHAWYHGCLPRKEAESMLWNDGEFLIRDSHSSLGDYVLSCYWGGQALHFKIIRVVLRPRKGYSRTLFQFEQEQFDNVPALVRFYVGNRKVISDISGAVVSRPVNRSVPLRCLKERFSDTGQPPGPLEEEEAPLQRFSFRPATAGEQILDGNLLRTKDRSGSDPSSLDQLGQRPSLHGAQSDSNLLTGSPETSPGDQDRTQLPPLSPAFRTGSDPVLRPSASASHLLEGLGLSGSEGRLHSKAPPKPLRVPSMLMSDYCELVPKVPHGPRSHVERLQTEERWRGRAHITETTFGFLDSVEAPFPSPQTEETEVEPGFERPLLETTSSFQLQHFNSLLLTPNNKPLDPGTLKHLKDIFATHDCHTTALHILKMDCQALRIIGVSKEQQRAMGVSSGLELITLPQGHQFRKDLLERHHLIALGIAVDILGCTGSVAERAATLHKVIQLAVALWRPVGDLFAFSAVMKALQMQQITRLEQTWRHLRQSHTASAIIYEKELKPLLGNLNRAEGNSVFSAKEVAVPHILPLLSLMEGEQLWDDNEETCDVLLRTLEAARFVATNTGAYQIGAEARLQGFQSTPELLEVFQTEFSLRLFWGSKGAQAERGERYKKFERILTVLSQKLE; translated from the exons ATGGAATTGGCCAATGAGAGACTAAGAAAGGAGCTGGAGGAGGAGTTGAAACTTGGTACTGAACAGTTGTGCAGCCATGCATGGTACCATGGTTGCCTGCCACGGAAG gagGCAGAATCCATGTTGTGGAATGATGGGGAGTTCTTGATCCGTGATTCACACTCTAGCCTGGGTGATTATGTCTTGTCATGCTACTGGGGAGGACAGGCCCTGCACTTCAAGATAATTCGTGTGGTACTCCGTCCCCGAAAGGGCTATTCTCGCACCCTTTTCCAATTTGAACAGGAGCAGTTTGATAATGTACCTGCTCTGGTGCGCTTTTATGTGGGCAACCGGAAGGTCATCTCAGATATTTCAGGAGCTGTGGTGTCTCGACCAGTCAATAGGAGTGTACCACTTCGCTGTCTGAAGGAGCGTTTCAGTGACACTGGCCAGCCTCCTGGCCcattggaggaggaagaagcaccTCTTCAACGGTTCAGCTTTCGTCCTGCCACTGCTGGAGAACAAATACTAGACGGAAACTTGCTCCG AACAAAAGATCGAAGTGGAAGTGACCCCAGTAGCCTAGATCAGCTGGGCCAGAGACCTTCATTGCATGGTGCCCAATCAGATAGCAACCTATTGACTG GAAGCCCTGAAACATCACCTGGAGACCAGGACCGAACCCAACTCCCTCCTTTGTCTCCTGCTTTTCGCACAGGCAGTGACCCTGTCTTACGGCCAAGTGCCTCAGCATCTCATCTGCTGGAAGGTTTGGGACTGAGTGGTTCAGAAGGGCGGCTTCATTCCAAGGCTCCCCCAAAGCCTCTGAGGGTCCCTTCCATGCTGATGAGTGACTACTGTGAACTGGTTCCTAAGGTTCCTCACGGCCCCCGAAGCCATGTGGAGCGCCTGCAGACTGAAGAGAGATGGCGTGGCCGGGCTCACATTACCGAGACTACTTTTGGGTTCCTGGACTCTGTTGaagctccttttccttctccccagACAGAGGAGACAGAAGTGGAACCAGGGTTTGAGCGCCCACTGCTAGAGACCACTTCCTCCTTTCAGCTTCAGCACTTTAATTCATTGCTTTTGACCCCTAACAACAAGCCCCTGGACCCCGGCACACTCAAGCACCTCAAGGACATTTTTGCTACTCATGATTGTCACACAACAGcccttcatattttaaaaatggattgccaG GCGTTGAGGATCATTGGAGTATCTAAAGAGCAGCAGCGGGCTATGGGGGTGAGCTCAGGTCTGGAGCTTATAACCCTGCCTCAAGGGCATCAGTTTCGGAAGGACTTGCTGGAAAG GCACCATCTTATAGCTCTGGGCATTGCTGTGGACATCCTGGGCTGTACAGGGTCAGTGGCTGAACGGGCTGCCACCCTCCACAAGGTCATCCAACTAGCAGTGGCGCTGTGGAGGCCAGTTGGGGACCTCTTTGCCTTCTCTGCCGTCATGAAAGCTCTTCAGATGCAACAG ATCACCCGGCTGGAGCAAACATGGAGGCATCTGCGCCAGAGCCACACCGCAAGCGCCATCATCTATGAGAAGGAGCTCAAGCCTCTCTTGGGGAATCTGAACAGGGCTGAAG GGAATTCTGTCTTCTCTGCAAAGGAGGTAGCAGTTCCTCATATCCTGCCACTTCTCAGTCTCATGGAAGGAGAGCAACTATGGGACGACAATGAGGAGACGTGTGATGTCCTCCTGCGGACATTGGAAGCAGCTCGCTTTGTTGCCACCAACACTGGCGCTTATCAGATCGGGGCTGAGGCCAGACTTCAAG GATTCCAGAGCACTCCAGAACTGCTGGAAGTATTTCAGACGGAGTTCTCCCTTCGGTTATTCTGGGGCAGTAAAGGAGCGCAGGCGGAACGGGGTGAACGATACAAGAAATTTGAACGGATCTTGACTGTTCTTTCTCAGAAACTAGAGTGA